The following is a genomic window from Rhodomicrobium lacus.
CTTCCGCGCGCCGCCTCGATCATGCCTGCGCCGCGCGCGTCGTCGGGCATCGGCATGGTGACGCAGAACGGGTCGTCGGGACGGACCGCCGCCGTCCAGCGCTCCAGCAGGAGAACAAGGCGGGCCACCTCGACGGTGCGGGCAATCACGCGGTTGCGCGCATTACTTCCCGAACGTGTGGACAGGCTCATGACAAGGGGTTGTCCGTCGACGAGCTGGCGGGCGAAGGCTCCCGTTTCGGCCACGCGGCCTGCAAGACGCGGAGCCTTGCACCAGCTATAGGCGTCGGCCGCGTCGGCGTCGGGCAGCGTGAGCCCGCGCGATGGCGGGCGCGGGCCTTCCGCCGCGCGCACCATCCACGCGCGGGCATGGTCTTCCGCGATATCCTCTTCGCGGAGCGGGCCGGTCGCGCCGCCGTCCCAGACGCCGCGCGCGAAGGCCGGTCGGCTGTCCAGCGGATAGGCGCCAAAGCTGAGATAGAGGCCGGGGCCGGGGCCAAGCCTTTCAAGACCGGCACCCCGCGAGAAGGCGAGGAAGGCGCGGAGATCGCCGCCGCTCGCGTCCGCCTCCCACGCGTCGAGCGCGTCGGCGCTGTCGAGGGCGGCAACCGCTTCCAGCCCATCGCCGTAGAATGTCGCTTCAAGAAAGCGGCGAAGCCCCGCGATGTAGCCTAGAAGCCGCGTCTGCTCCGCTCGCCCGATGGCGCGCGTCGTGCCGCCCGGTTGCAGGCCGAGCGTATGCGGCCAGTGCCCCGCGAGCAGACCCATGATCCGCAGGAACGCCGCGCGCGCCGGGAGAAACTCCCGCTGCGCATCCCCGCCCATCGCCTGAAAGCGCGCCGCCGCCTTCGCCCACGGCTCGCCTGCGTAAATCCCGCGCGCGAAATCCGGCATGAAGAACAGATAGAAATGCGTGAGGTGATCCGCGATGTTCTCGGCGGCGAGGACGATGTTTTGCAGATGCGCGCCGTTTTCGGGCGGCCTCAGTCCTTGCGCGTTTGCGAGCGCCGCCGCTGCCGCGATCGACTGCGATACCGAGCATATGCCGCAGATGCGCGGCACATAAACGAGCGCGTCGGCGGGCGCCTTGCCGACAAGGATCTGCTCGAACCCGCGATAGAGCGGAGAATTCACGTAAGCCGCCGCGATGCGCCCGTCCTCCACGTCGAGGCGGATTTCGAGGTCGCCCTCCACGCGATTGAACGGCCCTGCGACGAGGCGTGTCATTTGGGTTTCCCCGACGCCTTGCCGGGCGGGACGGCGATGCGCTCCGAGAGCGCGTTCCTGCGCAGGCGCTCCGGCGTAGCGGCCTTGGCGAGCGAGGCCAACGCCACGAACCATGCCTTCGGCATGTCGGTCGGCAGGCCCACGGGAATGCCGCCGCGCTTGGGTGTTTCGAGGAAGGGCGCGTCGCGTTCGCCGAACCGGGGTTCGGTGCAGCCGATGCAGGGATAGCCGCCGCGGATGCAGGAGCCCTCGCCGTTCCATGCCCGCATGTTGCAGTCGCCGTGGACCTGCGTGCCGATGCAGCCCATATGCTCCATCAGGCAGCCGAGCTGCCCCGGCTCCTTCGCGCTTGCCTTGTATTCGTAGAATTCATTGCGGGTGCAGCCGTGATGGACGAGGTGATCGGCGTAGAAACGCGGGCGCCCGAACGCGTCGAGGTCGGATGCGCCGAGCGTGCCGTGGCCGAGTTGCACGAGCGTTTCAACGATCCAGCCCGGATGGGTAGGGCATCCGGCGATGCTGATCGGCGGGAGGCCGGAGCGCGAGCGGAAGGCCGGGCCGAGAAGGCCGCCGGGCTCCGCGCCGTCGAAGGCGAGGCCGCACGCCTCGGTGACGTTGTCTCCCGCCGCCGAAACGCCGCCGAAAGCCGTGCACGAGCCGATGGCGACGACATGGCGGGCGATGGGCGCAAGCTCCTCCACAAGCCGCATCACGGGCTTGCCGGTGCCGGGCTGAAGATGAAAGCGTCCCGTGCCGGAAGGCCCGCGCAAGATCGCGCCTTCGACGCAGAGGATGTCGAGCGGCTGGCGGCCCGCGAGGATCTCGGCGATGAGCGCGTGATGGTCTTCGCCCGAGGCTTCGCAGAGCGAAGGATGGGCGAGCACATCGATGCGGCCAAGGTCGAGCGCCGCGAACAGGTCCGGACTGTCGGCGTTGAGAAGCGACATGGAGCAGCCGCCGCATCCGCCGGATTGCAGCCAGAACAGGGTATGGCGGCCGGGCTCATCCGCTGCTTCCCGCGCGGCGATCCCTGATGCATCGGGCGGCAAATCACCCGGCATGCCGCACTCCTTTCGGCAAGGTCAGCGTAAACACCGCGCCGCCGCCTTCGTGGTTGGCCGCCGCGAGGCCTCCCCCGAAATCCTGCGCCAGCCCGAAGCTCAGATAAAGGCCGAGGCCGAGCCCCTTGCCGACGGGCTTCGTCGTGAAAAACGGCTCGAACAGCTTTTGCATGTCGTCTGGCGCGATGCCGGGACCGTGGTCGTGGACGCGAAGCACGACGACGTTGCCATCCTCTGTCGCGTCGATCTCGATCACCGGATGCGGATCGCCGTCCATCGCGTCGAGCGCGTTCTGAATGAGGTTGACGAGGATCTGATGGATTGCGCCGCGCGGCGCATGCACCGTCAGTCCCTCAGGCACCCGGATCGCCACCTCCTGACGCGAGCGCGCGATTTTCACCACCCAGTTCGCCGCCGTCTGCACCACGCGCGCAAGCTCGAAATCCTCCGGCGCTTCCGCCTGATTCGCCGAAAAGCGCCGCAGATCCTGCACGATCTCGCTTGCGCGCGTCGCGCCTTCCAGCGTGCCGTCGAGCAGCGGGCCGATATCGGCGAGGATGCGGTCGATCTTGAGATCCTTGCGCAGCGCCGCAAGCGCATCGCCGGAAAGCGCCGCGTTCTCCGCTTCGAGATAGGTGCGGATGCGCATTCCGTATTTCTTCAGCGCGTGCATGTTCGCGAAGACGAAACTGATCGGATTGTTGAGTTCGTGCGCGACACCCGCGACGAGACGGCCGAGCGCCGCCATCTTCTCCGAAAAGATGAGATGCTGCTGGGCTTCCTGAAGCTCCCGATGGGCGTTGTTGAGCGATTTATAGGCGCGGCGTAATTCGCCGAGGGGGCGGCCCACCACGACGACGCCCGCGAAGCGGCCCTTGTGGTCGAAGCGCGCCGAGCAATTCATGGCGAAGGGCCACGGCGCGCCCGCCGCGTCGCGCAGGGACAGCTCGCAATCCGTCACCGCGCCGTCCTCGCGGGCACGGGCCAGCATGTCGTCCACGAGGCCGGCGCTTTCGGCCGCGAACAGCGATGCGAAAGGCTCTCCGGCAAGACTCGCCTCGCGACGCCCGGTGACAGCTTCGAGGGCGCGGTTCACACGCGCGATACGATTGCCCCGGTCGCACACGGCGAGCACATCGGCCATGGAGGCGAATACGCTCGCCATGAGCGCCTGCGCCTCTTCAAGAGCAGCGTTCTTGGCTTCAAGCTCGACCTGATTTTCAACAAGCTCGGCATAGACCGCATCCATCTTGTGGATGACTTCGATCCACGCGTCCTCGCCTGCCTCGCCGTCGCCGAGCGCTCCCGTCACCCCGGCCCGCACAACGAGGCTGCGGCTGTCTCCTGGGCGCTCGGGCTGTTTCAGCATCGGCGGTTTTCCTCATGCGCGTGTCTTCGGCGCGCGGATGCTCAGGCCCGCTTCTTGGCGGGCTCCAGCGGCAGCGCCTCGATCTTTTCGAGGCCGTAGCGTTCGAGCTTGGCGCGAAGGCCCACGCGCGACAGGCCGAGTTCCTTCGCCGCGCGGCTCTTGTTCCAGCGGTGCCGGATGAGGCTTTCCTTCAAAATCTGCGCCTCGACCGACTCGATGCGCTCGCGCAGCGTGCCTTCGAGACCGGTAAGCGAAAGATCGACGCCCGCGAAATCGAGCTTCGCAGGCGAAGGGCTGGCCGCGGCCTGCTGCACCCGCCGGGACAGGTGCTCCGCGCCGATCACGCCGCCCTGCGGCCCCATGATGAGCGCGTGCTGGATTTCGTTCTGAAGCTCGCGGACATTGCCGGGCCATGAGTACGCCTTGAGGCATGCCACCGCTTCCGGCGACAAGCCCTTGACGCACTTGCCGAGCTGCTTCTGTGCCTTGTCGAGGAGCGCGCGCGCGATCGGCGGGATGTCCATCAGGCGCTCGCGCAGGGGCGGAAGGTGGATCGTGACCGGCGCAAGACGGTAATACAAATCTTCGCGGAAGCGGCCCGCCTGCACCTCGGCTTCAAGGTCGCGGTTCGTGGCGGCGATGACGCGCACGTCGATGTTGCGGGTCTTCTGCCCGCCGACGGGACGGATCTCGCCCTCCTGAAGCACGCGCAGCAGCTTCGCCTGAAGGCGCGGCGACACTTCGCCGATCTCGTCGAGGAAGACCGTGCCGCCGTCGGCGCGCTGGAAAAGGCCGATGTGATCTTCGACCGCGCCGGTGAAGGCGCCGCGCTTGTGCCCGAAAAGTTCGCTTTCGAGGAGTTCATCGGGCAACGCCGCGCAGTTTTCGACCACGAACGGCTTGTTCCAGCGAAGGCTCTTGTAATGAAGGGCGCGCGCGATGAGTTCCTTGCCGGTGCCCGATTCTCCGGTAATCATCACCGAGACGTCGAAGGGCGCGACGCGGCGCATGCGGTCGCAGACGTCGTTCATCGGGCTCGACTTTTCCCGCACGATGCCGTCGTCGCCCGCGTAAAGCTCGCGCAGGTCCGCACGGCGCGTGGCGACGACCCGCTCCGCCCGGGTGGAGGACATTCTCAGTTCGACGGCCAGAAGCTCGTTTTCGCGCTGGAGCTTGTAAAGCCGCGCGGCGTTCTTGAGCGTTAGGGTGAGGCTGTCGGGTTGCCAGGGCTTCGTCACGTATTGATAGATGCCCGCCTCGTTGATGCCCTGAATGATGTCGTCCGCGTGGGTGTAGCCCGAAATGATCATGCGCACGACGTCGGGCCAGCGCTCTCGCACGTTTTTCAGAAATTCGACGCCCGAAATGTCCGGCATCCGCTGATCGCACAGCACCACCTGAATAGCCTCGTCGGCGAGGATGGCTTCGGCTTCGCGTGCGCTTGTGGCTTTCTTGACGTCGAAATCGTCTTCGAGGATGCGTTCGAGGGCCTCGACGCTGCGAACTTCGTCGTCGATCACGAGCACGGGCGGAAGCGCGGTCATGGCGCTCTCCGGGAGTCGCTTTGACAGAAAAAGGGCAGATGACGAGGACAGTCTTGCATCAGCATATCCTTGGAAGTGGATCGCCCGCGAGCCAATCTACCATGCGGTTTCCGCCGAACCTCGTACGCATTTGGACGAAGGCGTGAGGGTCGTGCTTGACCTCGCCGATGATGGCAGCGTCGCGCGCGAGGGGATGCGCGCGCATGACAGCAAGCAAGAGCTGTGCCTTTTCTGGTGGCGCGATGGCGATCAGCTTGCCCTCGTTCGCGATGTAGAGCGGGTCGAGGCCGAGAAGTTCGCACGCGGCCGAGACATCGGGCTTGATCGGGATCGCGGCCTCGTCGAGGTGAATGCCTACGCCCGATTGCTGCGCGATTTCGTTCAGCGTCGCGCCGAGGCCGCCGCGCGTGGGGTCGCGAAGCACGCGGATGCCGGGCACCGCCCCGACCATGTCCGCGACGAGCGTATGAAGCGCGGCGCTGTCGGAGAGGATTTCCGTCTCGAAGGTAAGGTTCTCGCGCTTGGACAGCACAGCGATGCCGTGATCGCCGATGCTGCCCGAAAGCAGCACCATATCGCCGGGAAGGGCGCGGTCGCCCGAAATCTCGACGCCGTCGGGTACAATGCCGATGCCGGTCGTCGTGATGAAGACGCCGTCGCCCTTGCCCTTTTCGACCACCTTCGTGTCGCCGGTGACGATGGGCACGCCCGCCGCGCCGCTCGCTTGCGCCATGCTGGCGACGATGCGGTCGAGGTCGGCGAGGGGAAAGCCCTCCTCAAGCACGAACGCAGCCGAAAGATAGAGCGGGCGCGCGCCCGCCATCGCCACATCGTTGATCGTGCCGTGAACCGCGAGTGAGCCGATGTCGCCGCCGGGAAAGAACAGCGGCGCGATAACATGCGCATCGGTCGTCATCACCATGCGGCCAGCCGCGACCGGAAATGCGGCCTGATCGTTACCTTGCGCCAGAAGCGGGTTGTCGAGGTGACGGCGAAAAAGCGTGCGTATCAGCTCGGCGGTGGCGCGGCCGCCCGCGCCGTGGATCATCTCCACCGCGCCCGTCAGCTTGCCTTCGCGCGCGCTGAACCGCGCCTCGATCACGCTCATCGAATGGCGCTCCTCAAGGCTCGGCCTGCCCCGGAGGGACGTTGAAAAAACGAGGTCATGCGGCCTCCCGCCGGAAACGGCCATAGGTCCAGTAAGCGGCGCAGGCACCTTCGGACGATACCATGCACGAGCCGACCGGGCTGTCGGGCGTGCAGCCCTTGCCGAACAGCTTGCAGTCGACCGGCTTCTTCGCGCCGCGCAGGATTTCCGCGCATTCGCAGGACTTTGCGTCCGGCGCGGAGCGCGTGACGATGGAAAAACGCTTCTCCGCGTCGAATGCGGCGTAAGCCTCGCGGATCGTCAGCGCGCTGTCGGGCACCGCGCCGAGCCCGCGCCACTCGAAGCTTTCGCGGCGCTCGAACACCTCGTCCACGATTGCGCGCGCCTTCAGGTTCCCCTCGCGCGTGACGACGCGAATATACTGGTTTTCGACCTCGGCGTGCCCCGCGTTCAGCTGACGGATCGCCATGAGCGCGGCCTGCATCACGTCGAGCGGCTCGAAGCCCGCGATCACGACGGGGCGGCGGAAGGTTTCGGTGAAATATTCATAAGGGCGGCTGCCGATCACCGAACTCACATGCGAGGGGCCGATGAAGGCGTCGACATCGACGGCGGCCGCGGTGAGCAAATGATTGAGCGCGGCGGGCGTCAGCACGTGATTGCAGAAGACGGAGAAGTTTTTCAGCCCCTCGGCCCTGGCGATGCGCAGCGCCACGGCGGTCGGCGGCGTGGTCGTCTCGAAGCCGATGGCGAAGAACAAGACCTCGCGGCCCGGATTGTCGCGCGCGATGCGAAGCGCGTCGTCGACCGAGTAGACCATGCGCACATCCGCGCCTTCCGCCTTCGCCTTGAGCAGGCTCCGCCGCTTCGACGCGGGCACGCGCAGCATGTCGCCATAGGAACAGAGGATGACGCCATGCTCTTCGGCCAGTTCCAGCGCATTGTCGATGCGCCCGATGGGGAGCACGCAGACGGGGCAGCCGGGGCCGTGCACGAAGCCGACATTTTCCGGCATCAGATCTTGCACGCCGTAACGAAAGATCGCGTGCGTATGGCCGCCGCAGAATTCCATGATGGAATAGCGCCGCGCCGGGTTCGCCTCGCGCGCGATTGCGGCGGCGAGACCCTTCGCCAGCGCTTCGTCGCGGAACTCGTCGACAAACTTCATCGCGCGGCCTCCCCGAATTCGGCGATTTCCGCGTCGAGGCCGGCTTCGCGCATCATGGCGATCGTGCGCGCGGCTTCGTCCGGCGAAACCTTGTGCAGCGCGTAGCCGACATGGACGAGCACGAACTCGCCCGGCTTCGCGTTCTCGATCAGCGCGATGGAGATTTCCTTGCGTACGGGGCCGAGCGCGACGACGGCGGTTTCGGCGGCATCATTCACGGACACGATTTCGGCGGGGATGGCGAGGCACACCGGATTACGCCCCCGGCGCTTCGAGGCCGGTCAGCGCGAGCGTGCGCTGCGCGCGCAGCCACCCCGCCCAGGCGTCCATGCCTTCGCCTGTCTTTGCCGAAACACGCAGGATCCTGATGCGCGGATTGATGGCGCGCGCGTTGGCGGCCAGCGCGTCGGCGTCGAAATCGAGATGGGGAAGCAGGTCGACCTTGGTGATGAGCATCAGATGCGACGTGCGGAACATATCGGGATATTTCAGCGGCTTGTCCTCGCCCTCGGTAACGGAGCAGAGCACGACGCGCGCTTCCTCGCCCAGGTCGAACATCGCGGGACAGACGAGATTGCCGACATTCTCGATGAACAGCACTGCGCCTTTAGCAAGCGCCACGTTCTCGGCGGCGTGGCCCGTCATGTGCGCGTCGAGATGGCAGCCCTTGCCGGTGTTGATCTGGATCGCGGGCGCGCCTGTCGCGCGGATGCGCTCGGCGTCGTTCGTCGTCTGCTGGTCGCCTTCGATGACCGCAACAGGGACATCCGCCTTGAGCCGTTCGATGGTTGCGACGAGAAGCGTCGTCTTGCCGGAACCGGGCGACGAGACGAGGTTCAGCGCAAGGACGCCGTCGCGGGCGAAACGGGCGCGGTTTTCCCGCGCGAACGCGTCGTTCTTCGACAGCACGTCCTGCTCGATCTTCACCACGCGCGCCTTGTGGTCATGCTCGTGAGAGTGCGAATGCCCGTGTTCATGACGATGATCATCGCCGCCATGGCTGTGGGCGTGGCTGTGGTGGTGGCCGTGTCCATGGTCGTGGTGATCGCCATCGCCATGCTCTTCACCCTCGCCGTGCTGGTGATCGTGGGAATGATGATGCGTATGCGGGTGAGAATGCGTCACCCCGTCTTCATGGGTGTGTTCGTGGGCATGGTCATGGGCGTGGTCGTGGTGGTGAGGACCGTCATGATCGTGATCATGCGCGTGATCGTGGCCCCGCGCGTCGCCGTGTCGTCCACCGTGCGCCGCGTTTACGGACGCCGCTTCGATCTTCGTTTCGCCGTCTCCGCATCCGCACGTCCCACACATCAGTCGACCTCCAGCTCTCTTATTCTTAGTTCGTCGCCGCCCGTGATCTGCACCTGATAGCTGCCGCAATTCGGGCAGGCTCCGCTACGCTCCTTTATGATGACGCTTTCGCCGCAGGCGAAACACCACGCCGCCGCTGTCGTTTCCACGATATCGAGCGTGGCGTTTTCAGCGATGGTGCCGCGCGTTGCGGCGTCGAAGCAGAAACGCAGCGCCTGCGGTTCGACGGTGGCGAGCGGCCCGACTTCCAACCGCACGACGCGGACGCGGGAATAATGCTGCGCCGCGGCCTGCTCTTCGAGAATACGCACCACTCCTTGCGCCAACGCCATCTCGTGCATCAGTGCACTCTCACTTCATAGCCCACGCAAGGGTCGACGGCGGTCACAAAAAGGCGAGCGATTCTAGCGACATCGTGAGCGTCGCCGCGCGCGATGCGGGCAAGGCCCCGCGCCGCGGCGCCCTCGGGGTGGAAGTTCCATTCGGTGGGCGCAAGAATACGGTAGCGGGAAACCTTGCCGCCGGCGAGTTCCACGGCATGCACGAGGCGGCCGCGCGCGGCTTCGACCTGCGACAGGCCGACGCCGGGCATCGCTTCGCTTCGCGAGGGCTCCGCGATCTCGGAGCCGTTGAGCCTCGCCACCGTCTCGCGCAGACGCTTCGGCACGTTCGCGAGTTCGACGAGGCACGCCGCGAGCCGTGCGCCAAGGCCGAAGCCTTCGCCCGTTTCCAGCGCGCGGATCAGCGGATGATCGATGGAGCGGGCAAGCGGCGATGTCTCGCGCGGCACGCCTTCCCAGTCCGGCGCGGCGACGAAGTGGGCTCGGCCGTCGTCGAAAAGCCTTGCGGCGAGGCGGTCGCGGTCGAAAGCGGGGAGGGGCGAGACCGGCGCCGCACCTGCGTCGAGCAAGCCATCGGTCGCGATCTGATCGAACAGGCGCTGGGCGATGGTATGTCGAGGCGCGGCCCAATTGATGAGATCGTCCTTCGTATCTCGCGCACGCCAGATCCGCAGCGGCTCGGAGAAAATGGCGCGTTCGAGGAGCGCTTCGCAGGCCGCTATGTCATTCTCGACGGCGTCGCTCTCGTAGACGAACGTTCCGCCGAAGCGGAGCGCCGCGCGCGCCTCGTCGAGATGGCGCGCGAGGTCGCGTTCCGCCTGCATGGCGGCGCGAAGCTCGGTGGCGGGGGGAGGCTGCGGAGCATCCAGGAACTGCGACCAGTCCATGAGGATGCGAAGCGTATGCTCGCGCGCGGCTTCGGCAAGCACACGCATCTCGCGCACGCGGCTTGTGGTCGGCGGCACCGCGATCCCGCGTGCTTCCTCAAGGGCCTTTGCGGCGGCGACGGACTGCGCCGCCTTGCACGTCGCGTACAGAAGCGCGACCGTCTGCGCGATTTCGCTCGGGCTGTGGCCTGTGAACTGGCGTGTGATGGAAAGCGGGCGACTGGACTCGATGCGCACGCAGTGACCGAGCGGCGCGCGGGGATAGATGTCGATTTCGATCCGGCCTTCGGCCGTCATGCCGCGTCTCCTTTCGTAGAGCCCTCGCTTGAACGGTCGCCGTTCTCCGATGAGCGGCCGAAAATGAGACCGCGCCGCGAAAGCTGCGGCTTGCGGCGTGCCGCTTCCGCGTCGGGATGATGTCCGCTGTCGAGCAGCGCAGTCAGCGCCGCTTCGGCGGCGATCAGCGCGGCCTTCTGGTCTTCGAACTGCGTGACAGGCGAGAACAGCGAGCACATGCGATAGGGGCCAAGTCCTGCCTCGCCGCCCGCGATGAACTCGAACGTGCCAGCCGGCAGCGCGTGGGATATTTTCGCGCCGCTCGGCGCCTCGGCCCAGCTTTTGGCGTCATCGGCGGTCTTCGGCAGCAGCATGGCGTTGATGAACCAGGGTGTGACAAGCACCGCGAGCCACAGGCCGCCCACCTCGCGCGGGCCGACCGCGGCGACGGCCAGCCGCGGGTTCAACAGCGGCACGTCCGCCATGCGCGTGGCATGAATGCGCGAGAAGACGGTTTCGAGACGCCGCGCAATCTCCGTCGCCTCGACCGCATGCGCCTCACTCATCGCCCGCTCCCAGCAGCAAGAACTTCTCCTTCGGCGCGTCGCAGACCGGGCAGGACCACTGCGCGGGCAGCGCGGCGAACGGCGTGCCGGGCGGGATCTGCCATTCCTCGCAGCCTTCGGCGGGGTCGTAGACGTGCCAGCAAATGCCGCATTCAAGCCGGGCGTCATCGCCGAGCTTCGTCACATCGCCGCCGAAAGAGCCTGCGAAGAAGTGATCCTTCACCGGTAAACCCCCAGAATTTCCGCGAGACGGTCCGCACTGTCTTCGAGATCCTCGCGCGCGGCGCAAGCTACATCGGGCACGCGGCAGACCTCGATGGTGTTGAGGATCAGGATTTCGCGCGAATTGAAGTAGCGCACCCACCATGCGTTCCTGACGCCGGTGGACGAGATGCGGCAGTTGCCATAGCCGCGCGACAGGATTGTAACCGCGCCCTGCCCGAGCCGGGCGTCGAGATAGGCGAGATCGCCGTCGCTGACCGGCAGCAGCGAAAGGTTGATGGCGTGGGTCGGTGTGCCGGGAGCGAAGGCCGCGAGCTTGTCGACGAGTTCGGCGGCGATCGCGGGCGCGTTCATGAGGTCGTCTTCGGCGACCGTCTCGATTGCGTGCAGGCTCGCTGCGCCGCCATCCTGCGCGGCGGCAAGAACCGACAGCGGGAATTCGCCCACCTCGATGGCGTCGGCGATCAGCGCGCCATCGTTGCCGACGACATGGATGCGCCAGACGCCCGCCAGCACCGATTCCTGCGCCTGTACATGCGCGCCTGCCACAATGCTCACCTCGCCTTCGCCGAGCATCTGATCGACAAAAGCGCGGTTTCCGGCGTCGAGGTCGAGAAGGTCGATGGTGATCGACGTGCCGGGAGCAGGCGCGGCCCGAAGCGCTGCGAGCGCCTCGTCGAGTTTTTCGAGCGCGGGCGCGTGGGCGGCCGCCACATCCGGCTCAGGAATCTGCGGCATGGAGAAGGTTGCCATGCCCTTCGGCAGTTCCATGAAGGCGAGTTCTCCGTCCTCGTCGTCGGGCTGGCTGCCGGGGCCGGCGAGCGGGCGCGTGATGCTCATTCGGAATGGTCCTCCGCGAGGGGCGCGCTGCCGTTCGCGGCAGGCACGCAATGGTCCGGGAATTTGTAAGGCGGCGGGGCGGACGGGTCGCTCGCGAGAATCGCGCGAATCTCGGCGATGTAGTCGGGCCAGTTCAGAACGCGCGTGATGGCGCCGAGATAACCGTCGCCGCGCAGGAAGACGAGGGCAGGGAACGCATTGAAGCGAAACCGAAGTTGCAGCGCGCGTTCAGCCGATTTCTCCACGAGCGCGGGGGCGACATGGGGAAAGCTCTTCAGAAGTTCCGGGAGAATGACGGCAACATCGGCGCTTTCGACAAGCCGGTCGGTGTCGCCCGGAAAGAACAGCACGCTGTCGGCATGAACGGCGAGAAACGCGTCGAGCGTGACTTCGGTGACGGTGGCGAAGCCGTGGCGGGCGGGAAGCGCTTCGATGAGGGGCGAAGTCATCAGGCGGCGTCCTCCGGCCCGGGTTTGCGAAGGTGCTCGGGAAGCTGCGGCTCCCGCCCGATGAGGTCGGCGAACAGGTGATCGATGGAGGTTTCGCCCTGCATGACGAGAGCCAGCGCTTTCAGCGCGTCTGCTGTCTGGCGGGCATGCTCTTCGCTGATGACCTCGCGCGCGGCGTCGAGGAAAGTCAGCACCCATGTGTCTTCGGGCTGTTCGCCCACGAGGATCATGTCGATCTCGCGAAGCTCGGCGCCCCCGTTACCCTCGGCGCGGCAGAGCGCGAAGCGGCC
Proteins encoded in this region:
- a CDS encoding hydrogenase-1 expression HyaE → MTSPLIEALPARHGFATVTEVTLDAFLAVHADSVLFFPGDTDRLVESADVAVILPELLKSFPHVAPALVEKSAERALQLRFRFNAFPALVFLRGDGYLGAITRVLNWPDYIAEIRAILASDPSAPPPYKFPDHCVPAANGSAPLAEDHSE
- a CDS encoding rubredoxin; the protein is MKDHFFAGSFGGDVTKLGDDARLECGICWHVYDPAEGCEEWQIPPGTPFAALPAQWSCPVCDAPKEKFLLLGAGDE
- the hypB gene encoding hydrogenase nickel incorporation protein HypB produces the protein MCGTCGCGDGETKIEAASVNAAHGGRHGDARGHDHAHDHDHDGPHHHDHAHDHAHEHTHEDGVTHSHPHTHHHSHDHQHGEGEEHGDGDHHDHGHGHHHSHAHSHGGDDHRHEHGHSHSHEHDHKARVVKIEQDVLSKNDAFARENRARFARDGVLALNLVSSPGSGKTTLLVATIERLKADVPVAVIEGDQQTTNDAERIRATGAPAIQINTGKGCHLDAHMTGHAAENVALAKGAVLFIENVGNLVCPAMFDLGEEARVVLCSVTEGEDKPLKYPDMFRTSHLMLITKVDLLPHLDFDADALAANARAINPRIRILRVSAKTGEGMDAWAGWLRAQRTLALTGLEAPGA
- a CDS encoding HypC/HybG/HupF family hydrogenase formation chaperone, with translation MCVGIPMQVVQPKGRFALCRAEGNGGAELREIDMILVGEQPEDTWVLTFLDAAREVISEEHARQTADALKALALVMQGETSIDHLFADLIGREPQLPEHLRKPGPEDAA
- a CDS encoding nickel-dependent hydrogenase large subunit, which gives rise to MTAEGRIEIDIYPRAPLGHCVRIESSRPLSITRQFTGHSPSEIAQTVALLYATCKAAQSVAAAKALEEARGIAVPPTTSRVREMRVLAEAAREHTLRILMDWSQFLDAPQPPPATELRAAMQAERDLARHLDEARAALRFGGTFVYESDAVENDIAACEALLERAIFSEPLRIWRARDTKDDLINWAAPRHTIAQRLFDQIATDGLLDAGAAPVSPLPAFDRDRLAARLFDDGRAHFVAAPDWEGVPRETSPLARSIDHPLIRALETGEGFGLGARLAACLVELANVPKRLRETVARLNGSEIAEPSRSEAMPGVGLSQVEAARGRLVHAVELAGGKVSRYRILAPTEWNFHPEGAAARGLARIARGDAHDVARIARLFVTAVDPCVGYEVRVH
- the hybE gene encoding [NiFe]-hydrogenase assembly chaperone HybE; its protein translation is MSEAHAVEATEIARRLETVFSRIHATRMADVPLLNPRLAVAAVGPREVGGLWLAVLVTPWFINAMLLPKTADDAKSWAEAPSGAKISHALPAGTFEFIAGGEAGLGPYRMCSLFSPVTQFEDQKAALIAAEAALTALLDSGHHPDAEAARRKPQLSRRGLIFGRSSENGDRSSEGSTKGDAA
- the hypA gene encoding hydrogenase maturation nickel metallochaperone HypA, with product MHEMALAQGVVRILEEQAAAQHYSRVRVVRLEVGPLATVEPQALRFCFDAATRGTIAENATLDIVETTAAAWCFACGESVIIKERSGACPNCGSYQVQITGGDELRIRELEVD
- a CDS encoding hydrogenase expression/formation protein — its product is MSITRPLAGPGSQPDDEDGELAFMELPKGMATFSMPQIPEPDVAAAHAPALEKLDEALAALRAAPAPGTSITIDLLDLDAGNRAFVDQMLGEGEVSIVAGAHVQAQESVLAGVWRIHVVGNDGALIADAIEVGEFPLSVLAAAQDGGAASLHAIETVAEDDLMNAPAIAAELVDKLAAFAPGTPTHAINLSLLPVSDGDLAYLDARLGQGAVTILSRGYGNCRISSTGVRNAWWVRYFNSREILILNTIEVCRVPDVACAAREDLEDSADRLAEILGVYR